In a genomic window of Myxococcales bacterium:
- a CDS encoding NAD(P)H-binding protein: protein MSRWVVIGAGYTGARLVAALTERGDDVVATRRSAEPPARAVDLAEPTTLAGLFAPGDVVVVTAPPIDERGTGERALAAAAAAAGVARIVYVSSTGVYAAAGGAWVDEAFTIAPITRSGVARVAAEAAIAGTAVPATVARPPGIYGPGRGVVARLRAGGYRVIGEGRAHVSRVHVDDLVAALIAIGDAASPAAVYNVADDDPCPSAEIADAAAAALGLPPPPRVPPAAVDAEVVGMLAADRRVDAGRLKRDLGWTPRYPSWRTALAAELRAG from the coding sequence GTGAGCCGCTGGGTCGTCATCGGCGCGGGCTACACCGGCGCGCGGCTGGTCGCGGCGCTGACCGAGCGCGGCGACGACGTGGTCGCGACCCGCCGGTCGGCCGAGCCGCCGGCGCGCGCGGTCGACCTGGCCGAGCCGACGACGCTGGCGGGGCTGTTCGCGCCCGGCGACGTCGTGGTCGTGACCGCGCCGCCGATCGACGAGCGCGGCACCGGCGAGCGCGCCCTGGCCGCCGCCGCAGCAGCGGCCGGGGTCGCGCGCATCGTCTACGTGTCGTCGACCGGCGTCTACGCGGCCGCCGGCGGCGCCTGGGTCGACGAGGCCTTCACGATCGCGCCGATCACGCGCAGCGGGGTCGCGCGGGTCGCGGCCGAGGCGGCGATCGCCGGGACCGCGGTGCCCGCGACGGTCGCGCGCCCGCCCGGCATCTACGGCCCGGGGCGCGGCGTGGTCGCGCGGCTGCGCGCCGGCGGCTACCGGGTGATCGGCGAGGGGCGCGCCCACGTCAGCCGGGTCCACGTCGACGATCTGGTCGCCGCGCTGATCGCGATCGGCGACGCCGCGTCCCCGGCCGCGGTCTACAACGTCGCCGACGACGATCCGTGCCCGTCCGCCGAGATCGCCGACGCCGCCGCGGCCGCCCTCGGGCTGCCGCCGCCGCCGCGCGTGCCACCGGCCGCGGTCGACGCCGAGGTCGTCGGCATGCTCGCGGCCGATCGCCGGGTCGACGCCGGTCGGCTCAAGCGCGACCTCGGCTGGACGCCGCGCTACCCGAGCTGGCGCACCGCGCTCGCGGCCGAGCTGCGCGCCGGCTGA
- a CDS encoding lysophospholipid acyltransferase family protein: MSASSVPVGRAPTASAPTATPQPSPAPARPAPGPLEDVDVRPYIRRDPWHRKLARRSVSVTLLHLFTLVWWGVAPVVLPILVVVDLIRRRPLLLARFYLCIGAIVFGQTWGMWLLLSVWLASGFGLAWRRQNRLLLRAEAYWSDWNARVMAAIYGITYDVEGTEVLRDGPSLLLMRHASTNDTILPIGLATHGHGVRLRIVLKAELLWAPIVDGIGHRVPTAFIRRSSGDPARELEAVRAITPELHAREAIMIFPEGTRFSPERRAQIIAKLRTKDPAAAAEAEALTHVLPFRTGGTMALMEGAPDAALVFCAHTGYERSARLDDFVAGGLYRCTVKVKMWRVAAADVPTEPEARAAFLRAEWRKVNAWVAQHQVAQQRN; this comes from the coding sequence ATGTCCGCCTCGTCCGTCCCGGTCGGCCGCGCCCCGACCGCGAGCGCCCCGACCGCGACGCCGCAGCCGAGCCCGGCGCCTGCTCGCCCAGCGCCTGGACCGCTGGAGGACGTCGACGTCCGGCCGTACATCCGCCGCGACCCATGGCACCGCAAGCTGGCGCGGCGTTCGGTGTCGGTGACCTTGCTGCACCTGTTCACGCTGGTGTGGTGGGGCGTGGCGCCGGTGGTCCTGCCGATCCTGGTCGTCGTCGATCTGATCCGCCGGCGACCGCTGCTGCTGGCGCGCTTCTACCTGTGCATCGGCGCGATCGTGTTCGGCCAGACCTGGGGCATGTGGCTCCTGCTGTCGGTGTGGCTGGCCAGCGGGTTCGGGCTGGCGTGGCGCCGGCAGAACCGCTTGCTCTTGCGCGCCGAGGCCTACTGGTCCGACTGGAACGCCCGCGTCATGGCCGCGATCTACGGCATCACCTACGACGTCGAGGGCACCGAGGTCCTGCGCGACGGGCCGTCGCTCCTGCTGATGCGCCACGCCTCGACCAACGACACGATCCTGCCGATCGGCCTGGCCACCCACGGCCACGGCGTGCGCCTGCGTATCGTGCTCAAGGCCGAGCTGCTGTGGGCGCCGATCGTCGACGGCATCGGCCACCGCGTCCCGACCGCGTTCATCCGGCGCTCGTCGGGCGACCCGGCGCGCGAGCTCGAGGCGGTGCGCGCGATCACGCCCGAGCTGCACGCCCGCGAGGCGATCATGATCTTCCCCGAGGGCACGCGGTTCTCGCCCGAGCGGCGGGCGCAGATCATCGCGAAGCTGCGCACCAAGGACCCGGCCGCGGCGGCCGAGGCCGAGGCGCTCACCCACGTCCTGCCGTTCCGCACCGGCGGCACGATGGCCCTGATGGAGGGCGCGCCCGACGCGGCCCTGGTGTTCTGCGCCCACACCGGCTACGAGCGCAGCGCCCGGCTCGACGACTTCGTCGCCGGGGGCCTCTACCGGTGCACCGTCAAGGTCAAGATGTGGCGGGTCGCCGCCGCCGACGTGCCGACCGAGCCCGAGGCCCGCGCCGCGTTCCTGCGCGCCGAGTGGCGCAAGGTCAACGCCTGGGTCGCGCAGCACCAGGTGGCGCAGCAGCGCAATTGA
- a CDS encoding protein kinase — MAGPQPDQGGAASPPGSRLPELFAEAMARTPAERAALVTEVAQADPQLAAELAELLAVGARSASASTAQAPLATAPGRPMRRPAAAADAPTVAAAVDVDGETISGADAPPTPGSVVQRGPRASAAPPAIDGFRLIEVLGRGGMGTVWAGEQQAPRRPVAIKLLHATSASATARFWAEAEIMARLDHPGLAKVLEAGVADGHPYFVMERVDGVTLDVHLRQATPGLAARVALFAEVCDAVHHAHCKGVIHRDLKPSNVMVRGDGRVAVLDFGIARVATGTSASGGATQAGELIGTPLYMSPEQARLRPDEVDARSDVYTLGVILYEVLVDELPYDVRGKALPDVARAICHDPPAPLGRRDPRLRGDLQAIVEHALAKDPAHRYQSASALGDDVRAYLAGATISVRAPGLYEQTRRFARRRPAVAAALGGGALAAVVFAAVVTRLWLEARAARRGAEQARARAVAARDQLEERTNQLVLDRAAAALTRDPTEALRWLATLGDRGVDADAAWAIADVALGSGVARLVRHASDDELRWVEATDDGFVTGGYDGRARWWRGDDPTPVELAQLAGRVHVTRPSPDGALIALGGDAGVAQVIDRAGAVVASSIMAGDVQLASWSADGAWLVFGDDHGGVWAWPRAGGAGRALSGPTVGLESLATAADSASVVAGDNDGGVWRWSLAEPSPPQTITIAGGQVSAVWAMGAQVAAVGSDGAVHRWRVLGAALVAEATIASGVPLKTASFAADGSVAILGGLDGRVVEVTDAGARALAPQRQQVRSTAASADGRRLATGGEDGQVQVWDRVSGRLLALRGHRQRVRQLAFARGGRELWAADSAGDVRRWDLDAIPPTVLAGPTAPIEQVAGSPDATAVAAIDGGGTVWRWALRGGGGGAVGHLDARATGVGFGRDHQVISAGTDGVLAWWGATPGPRRTLAAAITALAVAPDGARVAAATAAGPIELIADDGATIATWAGHPGGTEAVAFSPDGALVASGGQDRVIRIWQVAAPTAPSLELGPLPDDTRAVAFSATGALVLGAGDDGAVRAWSVRGGAVDGASGRVLTSHRGAVRTLSIDPVADAIEVTWRDRHAERVAAAAPYAVTVRRAPVDEHVAPLALAGAPARVLTVDGAAVVIRTRAARTLAELRAAIVAAIGPPAP, encoded by the coding sequence ATGGCAGGGCCCCAGCCGGACCAGGGCGGCGCGGCGTCGCCGCCGGGCTCGCGGCTGCCCGAGCTGTTCGCCGAGGCCATGGCGCGCACGCCCGCCGAGCGCGCGGCGCTGGTGACCGAGGTCGCGCAGGCCGATCCGCAGCTCGCGGCCGAGCTCGCCGAGCTGCTGGCGGTGGGCGCGCGCTCGGCGTCGGCGTCGACCGCGCAGGCGCCGCTGGCGACGGCCCCGGGGCGGCCGATGCGGCGCCCGGCCGCCGCGGCCGACGCGCCGACCGTGGCGGCCGCCGTCGACGTCGACGGCGAGACCATCAGCGGCGCCGACGCGCCGCCGACGCCGGGCTCGGTGGTCCAGCGCGGGCCGCGGGCGAGCGCGGCGCCGCCGGCGATCGACGGCTTCCGCCTGATCGAGGTGCTCGGCCGCGGCGGCATGGGCACGGTCTGGGCCGGCGAGCAGCAGGCGCCGCGCCGACCGGTCGCGATCAAGCTCCTGCACGCGACCTCGGCCTCGGCGACCGCGCGGTTCTGGGCCGAGGCCGAGATCATGGCGCGGCTCGATCACCCCGGCCTGGCCAAGGTGCTCGAGGCCGGCGTCGCCGACGGCCACCCGTACTTCGTCATGGAGCGGGTCGACGGGGTCACGCTCGACGTGCACCTGCGCCAGGCGACGCCGGGGCTGGCGGCGCGGGTCGCGCTGTTCGCCGAGGTGTGCGACGCCGTCCACCACGCCCACTGCAAGGGCGTGATCCACCGCGACCTCAAGCCGTCGAACGTGATGGTGCGCGGCGACGGGCGGGTCGCGGTGCTCGATTTCGGCATCGCCCGGGTCGCGACCGGCACCAGCGCCAGCGGCGGCGCCACCCAGGCCGGCGAGCTGATCGGCACGCCGCTGTACATGAGCCCCGAGCAGGCGCGGCTGCGCCCCGACGAGGTCGACGCGCGCTCCGACGTCTACACGCTCGGCGTGATCCTCTACGAGGTGCTGGTCGACGAGCTGCCGTACGACGTGCGCGGCAAGGCGCTGCCCGACGTCGCGCGCGCGATCTGCCACGATCCGCCGGCGCCGCTCGGGCGCCGCGATCCGCGGCTGCGCGGCGATCTGCAGGCGATCGTCGAGCACGCGCTGGCCAAGGACCCGGCCCACCGCTACCAGTCGGCGTCGGCGCTCGGCGACGACGTCCGCGCCTACCTGGCCGGCGCGACGATCTCGGTGCGCGCGCCCGGGCTGTACGAGCAGACCCGACGGTTCGCGCGGCGCCGGCCGGCGGTGGCCGCGGCGCTCGGCGGCGGCGCGCTCGCGGCGGTGGTGTTCGCGGCGGTGGTGACGCGGCTGTGGCTCGAAGCGCGCGCGGCCCGGCGCGGCGCCGAGCAGGCCCGGGCCCGGGCGGTCGCGGCGCGCGATCAGCTCGAGGAGCGCACCAACCAGCTCGTGCTCGACCGCGCGGCGGCCGCGCTGACCCGCGACCCGACCGAGGCGCTGCGGTGGCTGGCGACCCTCGGCGACCGCGGCGTCGACGCCGACGCCGCCTGGGCGATCGCCGACGTCGCGCTCGGCAGCGGCGTGGCCCGGCTGGTGCGGCACGCCTCGGACGATGAGCTGCGCTGGGTCGAGGCGACCGACGACGGCTTCGTCACCGGCGGCTACGACGGCCGCGCGCGCTGGTGGCGCGGCGACGACCCGACGCCGGTCGAGCTGGCGCAGCTGGCCGGGCGCGTGCACGTGACCCGCCCGTCCCCCGACGGCGCGCTGATCGCGCTGGGCGGCGACGCCGGCGTCGCGCAGGTGATCGATCGCGCCGGCGCGGTGGTCGCGTCGTCGATCATGGCCGGCGACGTGCAGCTCGCGTCGTGGTCCGCCGACGGCGCCTGGCTGGTGTTCGGCGACGACCACGGCGGGGTGTGGGCCTGGCCGCGGGCCGGCGGCGCCGGGCGGGCGCTGAGCGGGCCGACGGTCGGGCTCGAGTCGCTGGCGACCGCGGCCGACAGCGCCAGCGTCGTGGCGGGCGACAACGACGGCGGCGTCTGGCGCTGGTCGCTGGCCGAGCCGAGCCCGCCGCAGACGATCACGATCGCCGGGGGCCAGGTGTCCGCGGTCTGGGCCATGGGCGCGCAGGTGGCGGCGGTCGGCTCCGACGGCGCGGTCCACCGCTGGCGCGTGCTCGGCGCGGCGCTGGTGGCGGAGGCGACGATCGCGTCGGGCGTGCCGCTCAAGACCGCGAGCTTCGCCGCCGACGGCAGCGTCGCCATCCTCGGCGGCCTCGACGGGCGCGTGGTCGAGGTCACCGACGCCGGCGCGCGCGCGCTGGCCCCGCAGCGCCAGCAGGTGCGCTCGACCGCGGCCAGCGCCGACGGCCGGCGCCTGGCCACCGGCGGCGAGGACGGACAGGTGCAGGTCTGGGATCGGGTCAGCGGGCGCCTGCTGGCGCTGCGGGGCCACCGCCAGCGGGTGCGTCAGCTCGCGTTCGCGCGCGGCGGCCGCGAGCTGTGGGCCGCCGACAGCGCCGGCGACGTCCGGCGCTGGGACCTCGACGCGATCCCGCCGACGGTGCTGGCGGGCCCGACCGCCCCGATCGAGCAGGTCGCCGGCAGCCCCGACGCGACCGCCGTGGCCGCGATCGACGGCGGCGGCACGGTCTGGCGCTGGGCGCTGCGCGGCGGCGGCGGCGGCGCGGTCGGCCACCTCGACGCCCGCGCCACCGGCGTCGGCTTCGGTCGCGATCACCAGGTGATCAGCGCGGGCACCGACGGCGTGCTGGCGTGGTGGGGCGCGACGCCGGGGCCGCGGCGCACGCTCGCGGCGGCGATCACCGCGCTGGCGGTCGCGCCCGACGGCGCGCGGGTCGCGGCCGCGACCGCCGCCGGCCCGATCGAGCTGATCGCCGACGACGGCGCGACGATCGCGACCTGGGCCGGCCACCCCGGCGGCACCGAGGCGGTGGCGTTCTCGCCGGACGGCGCGCTGGTGGCGTCGGGCGGGCAGGATCGGGTGATCCGCATCTGGCAGGTCGCGGCGCCGACCGCGCCGTCGCTCGAACTGGGGCCGTTGCCCGACGACACCCGCGCGGTCGCGTTCTCGGCCACCGGCGCGCTCGTGCTCGGCGCCGGCGACGACGGCGCGGTCCGGGCCTGGTCCGTGCGCGGCGGCGCGGTCGACGGCGCCAGCGGCCGCGTGCTCACCAGCCACCGCGGCGCGGTGCGCACGCTCTCGATCGATCCGGTCGCCGACGCGATCGAGGTGACCTGGCGCGATCGGCACGCCGAGCGCGTCGCCGCCGCCGCGCCGTACGCGGTGACGGTGCGCCGCGCGCCGGTCGACGAGCACGTCGCGCCGCTGGCGCTGGCGGGCGCGCCGGCGCGCGTGCTGACGGTCGATGGCGCCGCGGTCGTGATCCGCACCCGCGCCGCGCGGACCCTGGCCGAGCTGCGCGCCGCGATCGTCGCGGCGATCGGCCCCCCGGCGCCGTGA
- a CDS encoding AAA family ATPase, whose protein sequence is MSTDLGTAARAVRTALDRAAHGLVDRHVLVDLVALAAVAGEHLLVLGPPGTAKSQAVRQVARALGGRYFEYLLGRFTEPSELVGPIDLRRLRDGVVETHTAGMLPEAEVAFLDEVFLGSTAILNTLLSLLNERTFRRGATAVAVPLRVCVGAANQLPDDEALAAFADRFLLRCFVAPVGDAQLEELLEGGWQVEQAAVAAAAGLAELDRLATAARAADLGAVRPRLAEAVRTLRGVGVALSDRRVVKLQRLIAAAAALDGRTAATAADLWPIVYAVPTAEGQAQARDALRGLLEASASAALGAAAAEASMAAPARAARLVAAARALLADEVDAPGRALRLESVVREIDAGFDAAARPDELTEARGAIVAALAQARAADDGGDA, encoded by the coding sequence GTGAGCACCGACCTCGGGACAGCGGCGCGGGCGGTCCGGACCGCGCTCGATCGTGCGGCGCACGGGCTGGTCGATCGGCACGTGCTGGTCGACCTCGTCGCGCTGGCCGCGGTGGCGGGCGAGCACTTGCTGGTGCTCGGGCCGCCGGGCACCGCCAAGAGCCAGGCGGTGCGCCAGGTGGCGCGGGCGCTGGGCGGGCGGTACTTCGAGTACCTGCTGGGGCGGTTCACCGAGCCCAGCGAGCTGGTGGGGCCGATCGATCTGCGGCGCCTGCGCGATGGCGTGGTCGAGACCCACACCGCCGGGATGCTGCCCGAGGCCGAGGTGGCGTTCCTCGACGAGGTGTTCCTGGGCTCGACCGCGATCTTGAACACGCTCTTGAGCCTGCTCAACGAGCGCACGTTCCGACGCGGCGCGACCGCGGTCGCGGTGCCGCTGCGCGTGTGCGTCGGCGCGGCCAACCAGCTGCCCGACGACGAGGCGCTGGCGGCGTTCGCCGATCGCTTCCTCCTGCGCTGCTTCGTGGCGCCGGTCGGCGACGCCCAGCTCGAGGAGCTGCTCGAGGGCGGCTGGCAGGTCGAGCAGGCGGCGGTGGCGGCGGCGGCGGGCCTCGCCGAGCTCGATCGGCTGGCGACGGCGGCGCGCGCGGCCGACCTGGGCGCGGTGCGGCCGCGCCTGGCCGAGGCGGTGCGGACGCTGCGCGGCGTCGGCGTGGCGCTGAGCGATCGCCGGGTCGTCAAGCTGCAGCGCCTGATCGCGGCGGCGGCGGCGCTCGACGGGCGCACGGCCGCGACCGCGGCCGATCTGTGGCCGATCGTGTACGCGGTGCCGACCGCCGAGGGCCAGGCCCAGGCCCGGGACGCGCTGCGCGGGCTGCTCGAGGCCAGCGCCAGCGCCGCGCTCGGGGCGGCGGCGGCCGAGGCGTCGATGGCGGCGCCGGCGCGCGCGGCCCGGCTGGTCGCGGCGGCGCGGGCGCTGCTCGCCGACGAGGTCGACGCGCCGGGGCGGGCGCTGCGGCTCGAGAGCGTGGTCCGCGAGATCGACGCGGGCTTCGACGCGGCGGCGCGGCCCGACGAGCTGACCGAGGCGCGCGGCGCGATCGTCGCCGCGCTCGCGCAGGCCCGGGCCGCGGACGATGGCGGCGACGCCTGA
- the xth gene encoding exodeoxyribonuclease III: MRLVTWNVNSIRARAARLTAWLEANRPDCVCLQETKVEDADFPTALFTDLGYHVAIHGQKSYNGVAIAARGAITDVATGLGEVELDEQARLIAATVDGVRVASVYVPNGQAVGTDKYSYKLAWLAGLRRWLDRHDRARPLVLGGDWNIAPDDRDVHDPARWAGDVLCSEPERAGLRALLDWGLVDVFRAQHPDLRAYSWWDYRGVSFFKDQGLRIDHFLADPTVAARVSACTIDREARKGKDASDHAPVIATLT; encoded by the coding sequence ATGCGCCTCGTCACATGGAACGTCAACTCGATCCGGGCCCGGGCCGCGCGGCTCACCGCCTGGCTCGAGGCCAACCGCCCCGACTGCGTCTGCCTGCAGGAGACCAAGGTCGAGGACGCCGACTTCCCGACCGCGCTGTTCACCGACCTCGGCTACCACGTCGCGATCCATGGGCAGAAGTCCTACAACGGCGTCGCGATCGCGGCGCGCGGCGCGATCACCGACGTCGCCACCGGGCTGGGCGAGGTCGAGCTCGACGAGCAGGCCCGGCTGATCGCCGCGACCGTCGACGGCGTCCGCGTGGCGTCGGTCTACGTGCCCAACGGCCAGGCGGTCGGCACCGACAAGTACAGCTACAAGCTGGCGTGGCTGGCGGGGCTGCGGCGCTGGCTCGATCGCCACGACCGCGCGCGGCCGCTGGTGCTGGGCGGCGACTGGAACATCGCGCCCGACGATCGCGACGTCCACGATCCGGCGCGGTGGGCCGGCGACGTGCTCTGCAGCGAGCCCGAGCGGGCCGGCCTCCGGGCGCTGCTCGACTGGGGCCTGGTGGACGTGTTCCGGGCGCAGCACCCCGACCTGCGCGCGTACTCGTGGTGGGACTACCGCGGCGTGTCGTTCTTCAAGGATCAGGGCCTGCGCATCGACCACTTCCTCGCCGACCCGACGGTGGCGGCCCGGGTCAGCGCGTGCACGATCGACCGCGAGGCCCGCAAGGGCAAGGACGCGTCGGATCACGCGCCGGTCATCGCGACGCTGACGTGA
- a CDS encoding S1 family peptidase: MRPIVFAVAAAAAACTAVPETGTSAAPVVGADLDLDDPGVVALVTSSGRVFCTGTLVSPMTVLTAAHCIAEANGDPAVAAFFGNDTGAPGARIGVDGYQTHPGWTGDLSGGHDLAVLRLVVPQPLALVKPMNTTDLAAYVGADYRVVGFGIHDRDTRELDGKKRVGHMRIARLDGDYLEAEDVDPDQATAICQGDSGGPGFITVDGVEVLAGTHSYSIVGCFNPSGDARPDLYMTTFIQPYIDANDLTCRADGQCVRLGCSNDPDCLPCGPDGTCATDCPLPDPDCPTSALGEICRADTQCMTGVCVAWPGDPHSRFCSQPCAGPADCPVTGMTCADVAGEGLICTYAGEPPGALGQACAAPTECSAYVCADGLCTYPCDVPRGLTCPTSYTCGSRDMGASYNCFPDDTGGGDDGGCCSSSGGPGSLAAGATVLGLLRRRRRR, encoded by the coding sequence ATGCGCCCGATCGTCTTCGCTGTGGCCGCCGCCGCGGCCGCGTGTACCGCCGTGCCTGAGACCGGCACCTCGGCCGCGCCGGTGGTCGGCGCCGACCTCGACCTCGACGATCCCGGCGTCGTCGCGCTCGTGACCTCGAGCGGCCGGGTGTTCTGCACCGGCACGCTGGTGTCGCCGATGACCGTGCTGACGGCGGCGCACTGCATCGCCGAGGCCAACGGCGATCCCGCGGTCGCGGCGTTTTTCGGCAACGACACCGGCGCCCCCGGCGCCCGCATCGGCGTCGACGGCTACCAGACCCACCCCGGCTGGACCGGCGACCTGTCGGGCGGCCACGACCTCGCGGTCCTGCGGCTCGTGGTCCCGCAGCCGCTGGCGCTGGTCAAGCCGATGAACACCACCGATCTGGCGGCGTACGTCGGCGCCGACTACCGCGTCGTCGGCTTCGGCATCCACGATCGCGACACCCGCGAGCTCGACGGCAAGAAGCGGGTCGGGCACATGCGGATCGCGCGGCTCGACGGCGACTACCTCGAGGCCGAGGACGTCGATCCCGACCAGGCCACCGCGATCTGCCAGGGCGACTCGGGCGGGCCCGGGTTCATCACCGTCGACGGCGTCGAGGTGCTCGCCGGCACTCACTCGTACTCGATCGTCGGCTGCTTCAACCCCAGCGGCGACGCCCGGCCCGATCTGTACATGACGACGTTCATCCAGCCGTACATCGACGCCAACGATCTCACCTGCCGCGCCGACGGGCAGTGCGTGCGCCTGGGCTGCTCGAACGACCCCGACTGCCTGCCGTGCGGTCCCGACGGCACCTGCGCGACCGACTGCCCGCTGCCCGATCCCGACTGCCCCACCAGCGCGCTCGGCGAGATCTGCCGGGCCGACACCCAGTGCATGACCGGCGTGTGCGTCGCCTGGCCCGGCGATCCCCACTCGCGGTTCTGCTCGCAGCCGTGCGCGGGCCCGGCCGACTGCCCCGTGACCGGCATGACCTGCGCCGACGTCGCCGGCGAGGGCCTGATCTGCACCTACGCGGGCGAGCCGCCCGGCGCGCTCGGCCAGGCCTGCGCCGCGCCGACCGAGTGCTCGGCCTACGTCTGCGCCGACGGGCTGTGCACGTACCCGTGCGACGTGCCGCGCGGGCTCACGTGCCCGACCAGCTACACCTGCGGCAGCCGCGACATGGGCGCGAGCTACAACTGCTTCCCCGACGACACCGGCGGCGGCGACGACGGCGGCTGCTGCTCGTCATCGGGCGGCCCCGGCTCGCTCGCCGCCGGCGCGACCGTCCTCGGCCTGCTCCGCCGCCGACGTCGGCGCTGA
- a CDS encoding exo-alpha-sialidase, producing the protein MRRSSLVALALVASFGAARANGRFPSSVSINFRPGDTSDLYLGTTFGFLISHDDGHFRWLCEKNIGYEGTFDPKYRIGADGTIYATTFNGLRVSRDGGCSFATATADRPATDPGYIANIWVDAVDVASNGDVWVATAESARENNVYRSTDGARTFTPTDNRSMQIWWRSIATAPSRPARVYVSGYQVTQVADDGGTTSPAVHLRTSDDAGATWTELPITAFALGGSPLILIEAVSATDPDLLFVRSVRADTPAIDKLYRSTDGGQSFAEVLTTTDAIRGVVIRASGEVLVATQMGGVFRSPDLGQTFAAVPSPPQAACLGDRADQLFACGANWDPDLFSLGRSPDGTAWTKVFRFVEMVGPLECPAGTMQHDQCEALEWPAIREQFGIRPPVDAGVDAPGPRPPGDGGCCQASDAAAPALIIGGAVAAILLRRRRRRACCQ; encoded by the coding sequence GTGCGTCGCTCGTCGCTCGTCGCCCTCGCGCTCGTCGCCAGCTTCGGCGCGGCGCGCGCCAACGGCCGGTTCCCGTCGTCGGTGTCGATCAACTTCCGGCCCGGCGACACCAGCGACCTGTACCTGGGCACCACGTTCGGGTTCCTGATCAGCCACGACGACGGCCACTTCCGCTGGCTGTGCGAGAAGAACATCGGCTACGAGGGCACGTTCGATCCCAAGTACCGGATCGGCGCCGACGGCACGATCTACGCCACGACCTTCAACGGGCTGCGGGTCAGCCGCGACGGCGGCTGCTCGTTCGCCACCGCCACCGCCGATCGGCCCGCGACCGACCCCGGCTACATCGCCAACATCTGGGTCGACGCCGTCGACGTCGCCAGCAACGGCGACGTCTGGGTCGCGACCGCCGAGTCGGCCCGCGAGAACAACGTCTACCGCTCGACCGACGGCGCGCGCACGTTCACGCCGACCGACAACCGGTCGATGCAGATCTGGTGGCGCAGCATCGCCACCGCCCCCAGCCGGCCCGCCCGCGTCTACGTCTCGGGCTACCAGGTGACCCAGGTCGCCGACGACGGCGGCACCACCTCGCCGGCCGTGCACCTGCGCACCTCCGACGACGCCGGCGCCACCTGGACCGAGCTGCCGATCACCGCGTTCGCGCTCGGCGGCAGCCCGCTGATCCTGATCGAAGCGGTGTCGGCGACCGATCCCGACCTGCTGTTCGTGCGGTCGGTGCGGGCCGACACCCCGGCCATCGACAAGCTCTACCGCTCGACCGACGGCGGCCAGTCGTTCGCCGAGGTGCTGACCACCACCGACGCCATCCGCGGCGTGGTCATCCGCGCCAGCGGCGAGGTCCTGGTCGCGACCCAGATGGGCGGCGTCTTCCGGTCGCCCGACCTCGGCCAGACGTTCGCGGCCGTGCCGTCGCCGCCCCAGGCCGCGTGCCTCGGCGATCGCGCCGATCAGCTGTTCGCGTGCGGCGCCAACTGGGACCCAGACCTGTTCTCGCTCGGGCGCTCGCCCGACGGCACCGCGTGGACGAAGGTGTTCCGGTTCGTCGAGATGGTCGGCCCGCTCGAGTGCCCGGCCGGCACCATGCAGCACGATCAGTGCGAGGCGCTCGAGTGGCCGGCGATCCGCGAGCAGTTCGGCATCCGGCCGCCGGTCGACGCCGGCGTCGACGCGCCGGGGCCGCGCCCGCCCGGGGACGGCGGCTGCTGTCAGGCCTCAGACGCCGCGGCGCCGGCCCTGATCATCGGTGGCGCCGTGGCCGCGATCTTGCTCCGGCGGCGCCGGCGACGCGCCTGCTGCCAGTAG
- a CDS encoding polyhydroxyalkanoic acid system family protein has product MEINYQHALPVGDARARLEVLGEYLHNRHGIKVTWDGDRARFAGKYLVVKIDGVMSVGPSAVEFRGEDPGFLWRKKAIAYIEGKLKAYLDPKVTISDLPRAQ; this is encoded by the coding sequence ATGGAGATCAACTACCAGCACGCGTTGCCCGTCGGGGACGCGCGCGCACGCCTCGAGGTCCTGGGCGAGTACCTCCACAACCGCCACGGCATCAAGGTCACCTGGGACGGCGATCGCGCGCGCTTCGCCGGCAAGTACCTCGTCGTGAAGATCGACGGCGTCATGTCGGTCGGGCCCAGCGCGGTCGAGTTCCGCGGTGAGGATCCGGGGTTCCTGTGGCGCAAGAAGGCGATCGCGTACATCGAGGGCAAGCTCAAGGCCTACCTCGATCCCAAGGTCACCATCTCCGACCTGCCGCGCGCGCAGTAA
- a CDS encoding histidine phosphatase family protein, translating into MIVFLVRHAHAIEERRDLPDHARPLSAAGRDHARALGQRLRWHDCTPTAVWTSPLTRAVMTAELVAAAIEWTGPIDSVPALAPEGRVADVVAALAAIDADSAVILFGHEPSISALGVRLTGDPDFAPLTKACAVRIDGQVVRWRFAHDDDAPRAP; encoded by the coding sequence GTGATCGTCTTCCTGGTCCGCCACGCCCACGCGATCGAGGAGCGCCGCGATCTGCCCGACCACGCGCGGCCGCTCAGCGCGGCCGGCCGCGATCACGCGCGCGCGCTCGGTCAGCGCCTGCGCTGGCACGACTGCACGCCGACCGCGGTGTGGACCAGCCCGCTGACCCGCGCGGTCATGACCGCCGAGCTGGTCGCCGCCGCGATCGAGTGGACCGGCCCGATCGACAGCGTCCCGGCGCTGGCGCCCGAGGGCCGCGTCGCCGACGTGGTCGCGGCCCTGGCCGCGATCGACGCCGACAGCGCCGTGATCCTGTTTGGCCACGAGCCCAGCATCTCGGCGCTGGGCGTGCGCCTGACCGGCGATCCCGACTTCGCGCCGCTGACCAAGGCCTGCGCGGTGCGGATCGATGGCCAGGTCGTGCGCTGGCGGTTCGCCCACGACGACGACGCGCCGCGCGCCCCGTGA